The DNA region AGAGGTATTTCGGCAAATTGACAGAAGGATCAGGGTGACGAGCAGGGTCAGAGAGGGGTCCAGGGCCAAGAAAGGGACGGTGATCGCGACGCTGAAAGGTCCGGCCAGGGGAATATTAACCGGTGAGCGGACCGCTTTAAACTTTATTCAGCGCCTTTCCGGCATCGCGACGCTAACCGGTGAATATCGCGCCAGGCTTAAGGGGACAAAGGCAAGACTTTTAGATACCAGAAAGACAATCCCCGGGTGGCGTTCCCTGGAAAAGCAGGCGGTTAAACTTGGCGGCGGTGAAAACCACCGCTTTGGCCTATATGACGCGATATTGATCAAAGACAATCACCTGAAAATAGCCAAGACCATTGAAAAAGCGGTCG from Candidatus Margulisiibacteriota bacterium includes:
- the nadC gene encoding carboxylating nicotinate-nucleotide diphosphorylase, which codes for EVFRQIDRRIRVTSRVREGSRAKKGTVIATLKGPARGILTGERTALNFIQRLSGIATLTGEYRARLKGTKARLLDTRKTIPGWRSLEKQAVKLGGGENHRFGLYDAILIKDNHLKIAKTIEKAVDAARIFYGKRKVEVEAGSLSEVRGAIEAGADRILLDNMKLADLKKAVALCKQARIETEASGGINLLNIRRIARAGVDFISVGALTHSAKALDINLKID